Genomic DNA from Streptomyces sp. PCS3-D2:
CGGGAGCCGTCCGGGCGGGCCGTGTCCTCGGCCAGATCGAAGCCGAGGGCACGCGTGTAGAAGTCGATGGCCTCGTCGTAGTCGTGGACCAGGAGGGCGGTCAGGGCGATGTGGGATGACATGGCCCTATTGTGACCCCGGGCCCCGGCCGCCCCCGCTCGCGGTCCCGCACCCGCTACCGCTCGCGCGCCCCCGGCCGCCGCCCCCGGTCCGAGGCGCCCACGAGGACCACGTCGAGTCTGCGGGGGCCGTGGACGCCCTCCACCCGCTCCAGCTCGATGTCGCTGGTCGCCGACGGGCCGGAGATCCAGGTCAACGGGCGGCGCGGGTCCAGGAGCGGCAGGGCCTCGGGGACGGAGTCCACGACCTGGTCCGGGACGCGCACCAGGCAGATGTGGTGGTCGGGGACGAGGGTGATGCGGCGGCGGCCCTGGTCCGGGCCGCCGTCGAGGACGATCGTGCCGGTCTCGGCGATCGCGAGGGCGCAGCCGGTCACCACGGCGTCGACCCGGTCCAGTTCCCGAGGGGTCTGCGCCGCCCGGTCGGGGACGAAGGTGAGCGACGGCTCCGACGGCAGGCGGTGGCCGAGGGCGGGCGGGAGCTGCACGGTCGCGGCGTCCGCCAGCAGGCGTCCCAGCAGGTCCCGCAGACCGTCCCCGTCCGTGCGGTGGACCCGCGCGCGGTACTCGGCGAGGTTCGCGGCCAGCAGGTCCACGCGCTCGTCCGGGGTGCGCGCGCCGTGTACCCGCAGGTAGTCCCTCGGGACGTCGGCGCCGGTCCCGGTACCCGCCTGCCCTCCCGGCGGGGTCACCGCCCGGCGGATGCGGGCCAGGATGCGATCTTTGCCGGTCACTGCGAGGTTCCCCGTTCCCGGGTCCACCAGTCGCGGAACGACTCGGCGGGCAGCAGGGGCAGCTCGCGGGTGTCGGTCCAGGCGCGGCCGGGGCCGGGCAGCCGGCGCGGCGCCAGCCTGCGGGCGCGGGCCAGCAGGCGCTCGCCCGCGCGCAGCGCCCCCGGGCGGTCCAGCAGCAGCCGGGAGGCGCGCACGGCGGCGCGTTCCGCGGTGTGCCGGCGCGCGGGGCGGATCCGTACACGGATGCCGTCGCGGGTCGCCGGTCCGCCCTGGGCCACCCGTTCCCGCAGGTGGACGAGGATGTCAGGGATGTCGATGGCGACCGGGCAGACGTCGTAGCAGGCCCCGCACAGGGTGGAGGCGTAGGGCAGCGAGGCGTCGATCTCGCTTGCGGTACCGCGCAGTTGGGGGCTGAGGACGGCGCCGATGGGGCCGGGGTAGACCGATCCGTAGGCGTGGCCGCCGGCGCGTTCGTAGACCGGGCAGACATTGAGGCAGGCGGAGCAGCGGATACAGCGCAGGGCCTGGCGGCCGGTCTCGTCGGCGAGGGTGTCGGTGCGTCCGTTGTCGAGGAGGACGAGGTGGAAGGCGGAGGGCCCGTCGCCGTCCGTCGTACCGGTCCACATCGTCGTGTACGGGTTCATCCGCTCGGCCGTCGAGGACCGCGGCAGCGTCTGGAGGAAGATCTCCAGGTCGCGGAAGGTGGGGACGACCTTCTCGATGCCCACGACCGAGATCAGAGTCTCGGGGAGGGTCAGGCACATCCGGCCGTTGCCCTCGGATTCGAGGACGACGATCGTGCCCGTCTCGGCGACCATGAAGTTGGCGCCGGAGACAGCGACCTTGGCGCGCAGGAACTTCTCGCGCAGGTGCAGACGCGCCGCCTCGGCGAGTTCCCGCGGGTCGTCGCCGAGGGGATCGGGTGCGGGGCGGCCCCAGCGGCCCATCTCGGCACGGAAGAGGTCGCGGATCTCGGACCGGTTGCGGTGGATGGCCGGGACCAGAATGTGGGAGGGGCGGTCGTGCCCGAGCTGCACGATGAGCTCGGCGAGATCGGTCTCGTACGCGGTGATCCCGGCGGCCTCCAGGGCCTCGTTGAGACCGATCTCCTGGGTGGCCATCGACTTGACCTTGACGACCTCGCGCTCGCCGGTCGCGCGGACGAGCTCCGTGACGATGCGGTTGGCCTCGTCGGCGTCGACGGCCCAGTGGACGGTGCCGCCCGCCGCCGTCACCGCCGCCTCCAACTGGAGCAGGTAGCGGTCGAGGTGGCGCAGTGTGTGGTCCTTGACCGCCTTGCCCGCGGCGCGCAGCCGGTCCCAGTCCGCCAGCTCGGCCACGGCCCGCGCCCGCTTGTCGCGGATGGTGTGTGTGGCGTGCCGGAGGTTGGCACGCAGGACGCCGTCCCGTACGGCCTCGCGGGCCGCCTCGGGAAAGGCGGGCATGCCCAGGTGGGTACCTGTGGTCCCGGGGGTTCCGGTGGTTCCGGGGGCGCCCGTGGCGCCTCTGAAGCCCGTCATGGCAGCGGTTCCTCCTCGGTCGCCGCGAGGATCTCGGCGAGGTGCAGGGTCCGCAGCGGTGCCCCCGACCGCCGCAGGAGGCCGTCGAGATGGGAGAGGCAGGAGTTGTCGGAGGCGCACAGCACCTCGGCCCCGGTGCCGGTCGCGGCGGCGGTCTTGTCGGTGCCCATGGCGGTGGAGACGTCCGGGTTCTTGACGGCGAAGGTGCCCCCGAAACCGCAGCACTCCTGCGCGCCCGGCAGGTCGACCAGGTCCAGGCCCTTGACGGCGGCCAGCAGCCGTCGGGGCCGGTCCCCCAGTCCCAGGCCGCGCAGGCCGTGGCAGGAGGGGTGGTAGGTGACGGTGTGCGGGAAGTAGGCGCCCACGTCCGTCACCCCGAGCACGTCGACCAGGAACTCGGTGAGCTCGTAGACGCGCGGCGCGAGCGACCGGGCGGCGTCCGCCAGCTCCGCCCCTCGCCCCTCCCGCTCCGCCTTCAGGCCGATCCGCGGGTAGTGCGCACGGATCATCGCGGCGCAGGAGCCGGAAGGCGTGACCACGTATGGGTGGCCGGCGAAGGCCGCCGCCGTCCGGCGCACCAGCGGTTCGGCCTCGTACCGGTAGCCCGTGTTGTACTGCGGCTGCCCGCAGCAGCTCTGGGCGGCCGGGAAGTCCACCGCGACGCCGAGACGCTCCAGGAGGCGGACGACGGCGATGCCGGTCCGCGGATACAGCGCGTCGTTGACGCAGGTGACGAACAGGGCCGCACGCATGATGGGCACAATAGCCGGGTGAAGAAGTTCTCAGTGATCGGCATAGGCGCGGGCGACCCGGACCACCTGACCCTCCAGGCGGTCAGGGCGATCGGCGCGGCGGACGCATTCCTCATCCTGGAGAAGGGTGAGGAGAAGTCGGATCTGACCGGGCTGCGGCGCGCGATGCTCGACGCGCACGCCCGCCCCGGCCACCGGCTGGTGGAGGGCCGCGACCCGGACCGGGACCGGACGCCCGCCGAGTACGCCCCGACGGTGGACGGCTGGCGCAGCGCGCGGGCCGAGCTCTTCGAGCGGTTCGTCGCGGAGGACCTGGCCGACGGCGAGACCGGGGCGTTCCTGGTGTGGGGCGACCCGTCGCTCTACGACTCCACGCTCGCGATCCTCGACGAGGTGCTGGAGCGCGGCCGGGTGGTCTTCGAGCACGAGGTCGTACCGGGCATCAGCAGCGTCTCCGCGCTCCTGGCGCGGCACCGGACCCATCTGAACCGGGTCGGGCGGCCGGTCCAGATCACCACCGGGCGCCGGCTGGCCGAGGGCTGGCCGGCCGGGGTGGACGACGTGGTGGTGATGCTGGACGCGCGGCACGCCTTCACCGCCCACCTGGACCAGGACCTCTACATCTACTGGGGCGCCTACGTGGGCACCCCCGACGAGATCCTGGTGCAGGGCAGGCTGGCGGAGGTCGCGGGGCAGATCGAGGAACTGCGGACCGAGGCCCGCGCCCGCAAGGGCTGGATCATGGACACCTACCTGCTCAGGCGCCCCTGAGCAGCTGGCTGGGCAGGGCGGCGGCGAGGCGGGCGTACTCCTCGGGGCGGTTGTAGATCTGCCCGCAGACCCGGATGCCGCCGCCGCCCGGCCAGGGCCAGATCAGCACCCGGATGCGCAGGCGCTCCGCGATCCGCTCGCGCAGCGCGCGGGCGTGCTCCGGGGTCTCGGCGACACCCGGCGGCAGGCGCAGGGAGCGCATGGCGAGGCCGTCGGTGTGCGGGAGCGCGGCGAGCCCCGGGATCTCACCGAGCAGCGCGGCGCCGTGGGCGGCGAGGGTGCTGTTGTGGGCGCGGACCTTGGCGGCGTCGAGGGCTTCGATGAGGTCGAGTCCGTCGGGGGCGGCGAGCCAGCCGGTGTAGTCGGCGGTGGCGCGGTTCTCGACGGAGCGCGGGAAGCCGTGCCCGTCCTCCCAGGAGGCTACGAGTGCCCGGACCCGGTGGCGGTGCTGGGGGGCGACGGCGAGCAGGGCGGTGCCGGACGGGGCGTAGCCCCATTTGTGGAGGTTGCCGAACCAGAAGTCGGCACCGGTGCCGAGCGGGTCCGCGAGCATGCCCGGTGCGTGGGCGCCGTCGACGACGGTGGTCACGCCGCGCTCGCGCAGTGCGGCGACCAGGCGGGGCGAGGCGATGACCCGGGCGGTCGGCGAGCTGACGTGGTCGAGCACCGCGACCCGGATACGCGGCGTCAGCGCGGCCAGCACGGTCTCGCGCACGGCGTCCTCGTCGGGCAGGGCGGGGTCCAGGGCGACGGTGGTGACCGGGGCGCGGCGAGCGGCGGCCGCGGTGACGGTGCCGTAGCCGTGGTCGGTCACCAGGATCTCGTCGCCGTGGGCGAGCGGGACGGCGCCGAGGGCGAGATGGGCGCCTTCGGTGGCATTGGCGATGAAGGCGAGGCCGTCCGCGTCGGCGGCGAGGTGCGCGGCGATCCGGGTGCGGGCCTGTTCCAGGCGGTCCGGCAGGGCGGTGAAGAAGGCGTCGGGGTCGGCGTGCGCCTCGGCCCGCAGCAGGGCCTGGGCTTCCTGTACGGGCACGGGGACCGCGCCGAACGAGCCGTGGTTGAGGTGGGCGACGCGGGCGTCGAGGCGGAAGAGGGCGGGCCCGCCGGGGAACTCCCCCGGCTGCGGGCGGCCTGCGGGCGGCTCGGCGGGGCGTTCGGCGGGACGTGTCGTCTCGGTCACGGAACCTCCGGGTGCGGCGCGGCTGTCGCCCGGATCATCTCCCGCCGGTCTCGCGGACGGGAAGACCACGGCCCCCGGCGGGGCCGGAACGCTACGGCCCCGCCGGGGGGCCGGCGGCCGCCTGCGCAGGGCAGGTGCCCGACCGCGGGCGTGCCGGGCGGCTGGGTGCGCAGCCGGCCCGGCGGGCGGGCCGCGGCCGCGCCGGCGGGCCGGGGCAGACAGCCCGGAGCTGAGGCCCGGGCGGTCGGCAGCCGCTGCCGCGGCTTACGGTTCGCGGCCGCTGCTCGCCGCGTAGTACTGGAGGTCCTGCACCTCCACCGTGTGATCCGCCCGGTAGGGCAGGTCCACCTTCGCCGTCGCCCTCCCGTCGCGGACCACGTGGGCCGCGCTGGTACCCGTCCTGAGCGGCAGCAGTGCGGAGTGGATCCCGGCGGGGGCGTCGTGGCTGTCCTGCGCCGTGCCGACGGTCGTGCGCACGGTCGCGGGTGAGGTGAGGAAGCTGAGGACCTCCACCGTGTCGCGGGCCGGTGCGCTTCCCTTGCGCAGCGACATCACCAGCGACTGGTCGCCGGTCGGGTCGGCGTCCGCGAACTGCGTGCGCGAGGTGAGGTACAGGGTGTCCCGGACGACCTTCGGCCAGCCGCCCGTCTTGAACCGGGTCAGGTAGTAGGAGGTCAGGTCGAGGTAGGCGTGGCCGTTGTGCAGCGAGGGCGCGAACTGGCTGCCCTCGGAGTAGTCGTTCCACGTGGTGAGCTGGACCCAGTCGGCGCCGTCCTCGATGGCGCGCGTCCATGTGGCGCGCAGGGTAGCCGTGTTGCCGGCCTCGTCGTAGATGCCCTGGTTGGGGCGGGCGTCCTGGACCGACACGGGCTGCATCCAGATCTTGCCCATGCCGTGGGCCCGCCGGACGTCGCGCGTGGAGCTCTCCTGGCCGGTGTAGCTGCGGCTGCCCCACTCGGAGAAGCCGTGGCTGATCGGGGCGAACTCGCCGGTGTGGGCGCCGAAGTCGAGGAAGAGCGGGACGAAGGCGGTGCCGATGCCGTGGTCGGCCTTGAGGACCCGGATGACCTCCGTCCACCACGTCACGCTCTTCGCCTCCGCCTTGAAGGGGGAGACGACGAGTCGGCCGTCGGGGAGCCGGTGTGCGGCGGAGGCGTCGGCGAGCGTGGCGAGCGCCTCGGCGAGCACGCGGGGATCGTCGGTCTTCAGCGAGGTCATGTCCGGCATGAGCATGATCTTGAAAGCGGGGTCCACCGAACGGGCCGCCGCCATGAGCAGGTTGGCGCGGTCCCAGTTCTTGCCGGAGAGGGAGAGCAAGTCGAGGGTGAAGCCGTCGATGCCGGCGTCCCGCGCCGTGCGCACCTCCTGCTGGAGGTTGGCGTACTCCCAGTCGCCGCCCTTGGGCGTGACGGGCAGCGGGCGGTCCCGCAGCAGGCCGCCGTACCTGCCGTGTTTGCCGCTTTCCCCATCGGGGTCGAGGTAGTTGCGGGTGTAGTAGTCCTTGTCCGCGTCCGCATTGTCGAGGGAGAGCGGGTACGGGGTGAAGTAGTGGGCGAAGACCAGCTTCCCGCCCGCTCGGCCGGAGCGCAGCGCGGCCGGCCGGGGCATGTCGAAGGGCAGGGCGCCGGCGGGGCGCGCCGCTCCGGAGTCCACCGCTCCCCCGGAATCGCCGTCGGCCGCCGGGCGCCGGGTGGGCGGGGGGCTCTGCTGCGGCTGCGCCGGGGTCGGGTCGCCCGCGCCGGGTGGGGAGCCGGGTCCGGTGGACTGCGGGGCGGAGGCGCCGCGGACCGTGGTGTTCTGTTCGGGGGCGCCGCCGAGCGGGTCCCAGGCGATGCCGGTGGCCGCGCAGACACCGACGACGAGGAAGCCGGACAGGAGCAGGGCCAGCAGCGGCCGGCCGCCCCGGACGGCCGGCCGGCGCCGGTGCGACACGGGGCGTGCCGCCCGGTCCGCGCCGTGCGCTCTGCGTCGTGCTCGCCGGTCCGTGCGCCGGTCCGCTGTCATCGTGGCCCCTCCCGCGAATGCACCCCGGTGGGGGCTGGACAGCAGTAGAGCCCATCCCCGGCTTCCGGACAAGCGTTCGCCGGGGTCGGGGACCGTGCACGTACGTCACGGGGACGACGGGAACTACGCCGACCGCCGGTTCTGCCGGCGGGGACGGCGGGGACGGCGGCGCCGCGTCTCCGGGACCGGCGGCGACCCGCCGGGCCGCGGGAGGGGGCGGGTCTGACCTGGGCGGCAGCGGACCGCCGGATCGGAATGCGACATTCCCCTAGCGATACTGCGCAAGTGGCGCATAATCGTCGTCACGCGAGCGAAAGATCCCTGGGGTACGGCCGCACGTGGTCACGCATGCGATGGGGGGCATCGTGCCGATGAGGGAATCGGGGTCGGCCGGAAGGCTCCCGGCGACGTCCGCCGAGATGTCCCGGCTGCTCACCGCCGTCCGGCGGGGACGGGTGCTGACGGTGGCGGGCGGATTCCGCGAGCCGCGGAGCCTGCTGGTACGGGAGATCGCCCGGCGGCTGGCGTCCAACTTCTGCGACGGGGTGGCGGTCGTCGACCTCGACCCGCTGGAAGGCGGCTACGGCGTCCGCGAACTGACGGCCGAGCTGGGCTCCGTACCCGGCGTACCTGCGCCGCCGCCCTGCGGGACGACGAGGTACGCGGCGTCCTGGCTGGCCGAGCGGGACATGCTGCTCGTCCTGGACGGCACCGAGCAGCTCGGCCAGGACGCCCTGGCCTGGCTGCGCACCCTGCTGACCGTGGCCCCGGGGCTGCGGATCCTGGCCGCCGGACGGTCCCCGCTGGCATTCGACCAGGAACGCATCCACCGGCTCTGAGCCCGGGACCCTGGGACCCGGTCCTCCCGGGCGGACCGGGCTGCACAAAAGGCTCCGCCACAACGGGACCGCGCACACGGGGCCGCGAACGCGGGACCGCCCCGGCCGGGCACAGGGCCCGGCCGGGGCGGAGCGTGTCAGCGGACGTCAGCCGAGCAGGCCGAGCGCCTCGTTGAGGGTCGCGGACGGGCGCATGATCGCCGCGGCCTTGGTGGCGTCGGGCTGGTAGTAGCCGCCGATGTCGGCCGGGGAACCCTGCACCGCGATGAGCTCGCCGACGATGGCCTCCTCGCGCTCGGCGAGGGTCTTGGCCAGCGGCTCGAACGCCGCGGCCAGCTTCGGGTCGTCGATCTGGCGGGACAGCTCCTGCGCCCAGTACAGGGCGAGGTAGAAGTGGCTGCCGCGGTTGTCGATGCCGCCCAGCTTGCGGCTCGGCGACTTGTCCTCGTTGAGGAAGGTGCCGGTCGCGCGGTCCAGGGTGTCGGCCAGCACCTGGGCGCGGGCGTTGCCGGTGGTGGTCGCGAGGTGCTCGAAGCTGGCCGCCAGCGCGAAGAACTCGCCCAGGCTGTCCCAGCGCAGGTAGTTCTCCTTGACCAGCTGCTGGACGTGCTTCGGCGCGGAGCCGCCGGCACCGGTCTCGAAGAGCCCGCCGCCGTTCATGAGCGGGACGACCGACAGCATCTTGGCGCTGGTGCCCAGCTCCAGGATCGGGAAGAGGTCGGTCAGGTAGTCGCGCAGCACGTTGCCGGTCACCGAGATGGTGTCCTCGCCGCGGCGGATGCGCTCCAGGGAGAACTTCGTGGCCTCGACCGGGGAGAGGATCTCGATGGCCAGACCCTCGGTGTCGTGGTCCGCGAGGTACGTCCTGACCTTGGCGATCAGCTGCGCGTCGTGGGCGCGGGTCTCGTCGAGCCAGAAGACGGCCGGGGCGCCGGTGGCGCGGGCCCGGGTGACAGCGAGCTTGACCCAGTCCTGGATCGGCAGGTCCTTGGTCTGGCAGGCGCGGAAGATGTCTCCGGCGGCGACCTCCTGCTCGATGATCGCGTTGCCCGCGGCGTCGACGACGCGGACGGTGCCCGCGGCGGCGATCTCGAAGGTCTTGTCGTGGCTGCCGTACTCCTCGGCCTTCTGGGCCATGAGGCCGACGTTCGGCACCGAGCCCATGGTGGCGGGGTCGAAGGCGCCGTTGGCGCGGCAGTCGTCGACGACGACCTGGTAGACACCGGCGTAGCTGCTGTCCGGGAGGACGGCGAGGGTGTCGGCCTCGTTGCCGTCGGGGCCCCACATGTGCCCCGAGGTGCGGATCATGGCCGGCATGGAGGCGTCGACGATGACGTCGGACGGCACGTGCAGGTTGGTGATGCCCTTGTCGGAGTCCACCATGGCGAGGGCCGGGCCCTCGGCGATCTCCGCATCGACGGAGGCCTTGATGGCGTCGCCGTCGGGCAGGGAGCCCAGACCGTTCAGGATCGCGCCGAGGCCGTCGTTGGGCGACAGGCCGGCGGCGGCGAGGGTCTCGCCGTAACGGGCGAAGGTCTTCGGCAGGAAGGCGCGGACCACGTGGCCGAAGATGATCGGGTCGGAGACCTTCATCATCGTGGCCTTGAGGTGCACCGAGAACAGGACGCCCTCGGCCTTGGCGCGCCCGATCTGGTCGTTGAGGAAGGTGCGCAGCGCGTCGACGTGCATGACGGACGCGTCGACGACCTCTCCGGCGAGGACGGGGACGGACTCGCGCAGCACGGTGGTGGCGCCGTCGGCGGCGACGTGCTCGATGCGCAGGGTGCCGGCCTCGGCGACGACGACGGACTTCTCGGTGGAGCGGAAGTCGTTCGCGCCCATGGTGGCGACGTTCGTCTTCGACTCGGTGGTCCAGGCGCCCATGCGGTGCGGGTGCGTCTTGGCGTAGTTCTTGACCGAGCCGGGGGCGCGGCGGTCGGAGTTGCCCTCGCGCAGAACCGGGTTGACGGCGCTGCCCTTGACCTTGTCGTAGCGGGCGCGGACGTCGCGCTCCTGGTCGGTCTTCGGGTCGTCCGGGTAGTCCGGGAGGGCGTAGCCCTGGCCCTGGAGCTCGGCGATCGCGGCCTTCAGCTGCGGGATCGAAGCCGAGATGTTCGGAAGCTTGATGATGTTGGCTTCCGGGGTCTTCGCCAGCTCGCCGAGCTCGGCGAGGGCGTCGGCGATCCGCTGGCTCTCCTCGAGGTACTCGGGGAACACGGCGATGATCCGACCGGCCAGGGAGATGTCACGGGTCTCGACGTTCACACCGGCCGTCGACGCGTACGCCTGGATCACAGGCAGGAAGGAATACGTCGCGAGGGCCGGGGCCTCGTCAGTGTGCGTGTAGATGATGGTCGAGTCAGTCACCGGATGCTCCGCTCCACAGTCTGCGTCTCTCGTCTGCAACATTGCTCGACATCAAGATATCTCGTGTTCGGGCCGGTCAGCACAGCCCCCGGCCGCCAGGGGGAGAGACGCATGTCACGCGGCCGGCGCGCGGCACCGGACCGCTCCCCCGAAATGCCGCGAGCGCCGCCCCGGGCTGTTCCCAGCCGGGGCGGCGCTCGGGCACATCAAGCCCTGACCGGGCCTGCACGCCTGATCAGGCGGCGAGGACCTTCGGGTCCTGGCCGTACTCGTTCGGCTGCTGCTGACCGGCGGTGGCCAGCAGGACGATCAGCCAGATGAAGCCGACGAGCGGAACGAAGGAGATGAGGACCCACCAGCCCGACTTGCCGGTGTCGTGCAGGCGGCGGACCGTCACACCGAGGTTCGGGAGGAGGGTGCCCAGCGCGTAGAGCATGTACAGCCACGGGGAGGTGCCGAGGACGGCGTCCAGGATCGAGACGATGATCAGCGCGGCGAGCTGGAAGAGGAAGAACATCCAGTACTCCTGGCGGCGCGCGCGGCCGGAGAAGTCGGCGTACTTCTTCAGAACGTCGAGGTAGTAGTTCACGGGTCCCCCCAGAGGACGGTTGGTTCGGCCCGTCCTGCTGGAGCAAGCCGGGGCAGAACTTATGCCCCCCTTACGTCGAGGTCAAGCCACTTCCAGGGACCCCACATTCGGCCGGACCGCCCGATTTCCGGCACCGGGGCCACGAATTCGGGACACCGTCGCGGCGCCATGTCCCGCAACGTCCGAAACGTCGCCGTGCAAGGCCTACTTGACACCCCGCGCACCGCCCCGATCGTTACCCACATCGTTACCACGTCGCGACACCGCGGACGGCCTTCGGGGGCGCGGTCGCGGTGCCGCCCCGGGGCCGCGCGGGCGGCGGCGATTCCTCGGGCCGTGTCAGAGCCAGCCGTTGCGGCGGAAGCCGCGGTGGATGGCGAAGCAGGCGAGCGCCATGACGCCGAGGACGAGCGGGTAGCCGTACCTCCAGTGGAGTTCCGGCATGTGCTCGAAGTTCATGCCGTAGACCCCGCAGACCATGGTGGGGACCGCCACGATGGCCGCCCATGCCGTGATCTTGCGCATGTCCTCGTTCTGGGCGACCGTCACCTGCGCGAGGTGGGCCTGGAGGATGGAGTCCAGGAGGGTGTCGTAGGCGCCGATCTGCTCGGTGGCCCGGGTGACGTGGTCGGCCACATCCCTGAAGTACGCGCGGATCTCCGGCGGGACGACCGGTATCGGCTGCGTGGCGAGCTGTTGGAGCGGGCGGCCCAGCGGGGCCATCGCCCGCCGCAGTTCGAGGAGTTCGCGCTTGAGCTGGTAGATCCGGCCGGCATCGCCGCGACCTCCGTTCTCGCTGAACACCGCGGTCTCCACGGCGTCGATGTCGTTCTGCACGGCGTCCGTGACGGCCACGTAGTCGTCGACCACGTGGTCGGCCATGGCGTGCAGGACCGCCGCGGGCCCCAGGAGCAGCTGGTCCGGGGCGGCTTCCAGCTGCTCGCGCACCGGCCCCAGCGTGCTGCGGCCGCCGTGCCGGATGGTGACGACGAAGTCCTGGCCGGTGAAGGCCATCAGCTCGCCGGTCTCCACCACCTCGCCGCCCGCGGTCAACTCCTCGCGCCCCAGGTAGCGCACGGTCTTGAAGACGGAGAACAGCGTGTCGCCGTAGCGTTCCACCTTGGGCCGCTGGTGCGCGTGCACGGCGTCCTCGACGGCCAGGGCGTGCAGGTCGAACAGCTCCGCGAGCCCGGCGAGTTCCGACTGCGCCGGCTCGTGCAGGCCGATCCAGACGAAACCGTCGCCCGTCTTGCGGACCCGGCGCAGCGCCTCCCCGGCGTCCGCGCAGTCCGCCTCCCGCACACCGTCCCGGTAGACCAGGCAGTTGACGACCGCGCTGCCGAGGGGGGAGCGGGCGGGGTGGCTGAGGTCGACGGTCCGCCGGTAGCCGCGGCGGACGACCCGGCGCAGGTTGCTGAACTTGAACAACGCCCCCACTCACCTTCCCCTGATCAGCGGCCAGTCTGCCACCGGCGCCGGACGGCCGGCTCGCGCCGGGGCCGCCCGCCCGGCCACCGCCCGCCGACCGCCCGCCGACCTCCGGCCCCTCCGGCGGCGTTTCAGACCCGGTTCAGACCCGGTTCAGACCCGGTCGATGAACACACTGGTCGACTTCACCCGCGCCGTGGCCCGCGCACCCACCTCCAGGCCGAGCTCCTCCACCGCCTCCCGCGTCAGCAGCGACACGATGCGGTGCGGGCCGGCCTGGATCTCCACCTGCGCGTCGACCGTGCCGAGCTTCACCCCGGTGACGATGCCCGGGAAGGCGTTGCGCGCCGAGGTGTACGGGGCCTCCTCCCCCTCACCGCCCTCCTGAGCGGCCTCGACGCAGAACGCGGCCAGGTCGGGCCCGTCCACCATCCTGCGGGTGCCCTCGCGGCGGGTGGGGAAACGTTCGGCGTCCGCCCAGCGCCGGGCCGTGTCGACGCTGACGCCGAGCAACCGGGCCGCCTGGCCGATCGTGTAGGACTCCATGGCCGGCAAGCCTATGCGGTGCCCCGGCGCTCAGGGCGTGGGGCTGCGCAGCGCCTCCGCGGCCGCTGCCGCGACCACGTCCGCCACCGTCGAAAGGGCCGGGGAGTCCAGCTTCCACTGCTGCCAGTACAGCGGTACGTCCAACGGCCGCCGGGGCGCCACCAGCACCAGATCCCCGGTGCGCACGAGCGGGCCCGCCTGTTGTTCGGGCACCAACCCCCACCCCAGCCCCGCGACGACCGCGTCACGGAAACCCTCCGATGTCGGCACGTGGTGCCGCACCGGCCCCGCGCCCGCCGTGGCGTCCCCGGTCAGCGAGCGGACGAAGATGTCCTGGAGGTCGTCCTTGCGGTCGAAGACGATCGTCGGCGCCCTGCGCAGGTCCCGCTCCGGCGTGCCCGCCAGGTACCGGGCGGCGAACGCCGGGCTCGCCGTCGGCAGGTACCGGGCCAGGCCCAGCATGCGGACGCTGCACCCGGCCACCGGGTCCGGGGACGAGGTCACCGCGGCCATCACCTGCCCCTCGCGCAGCAGCGCCGTCGTGTGCGCCTCGTCCTCGCGGCGCAGCTCGATGCAGACCGGCGGATCCTGCGGGACGTGCGTGAGGGCCGGCAGGAACCACGTCGCGAGGGAGTCCGCGTTCACCGCGATCGGCAGGCGCACCGGGCCTCCCGCGTCGGCCATGCCCAGGTCGGCGCGCGCGTCCCGCTCCAGCCGGGCCAGTTGCCGG
This window encodes:
- a CDS encoding LysR family transcriptional regulator ArgP, which translates into the protein MDELPLDQVRTLLAVVDEGTFDAAAAALHVTPSAVSQRVKALEQRTGRVLLMRTKPVRATESGEVVVRFARQLARLERDARADLGMADAGGPVRLPIAVNADSLATWFLPALTHVPQDPPVCIELRREDEAHTTALLREGQVMAAVTSSPDPVAGCSVRMLGLARYLPTASPAFAARYLAGTPERDLRRAPTIVFDRKDDLQDIFVRSLTGDATAGAGPVRHHVPTSEGFRDAVVAGLGWGLVPEQQAGPLVRTGDLVLVAPRRPLDVPLYWQQWKLDSPALSTVADVVAAAAAEALRSPTP
- a CDS encoding magnesium and cobalt transport protein CorA, yielding MFKFSNLRRVVRRGYRRTVDLSHPARSPLGSAVVNCLVYRDGVREADCADAGEALRRVRKTGDGFVWIGLHEPAQSELAGLAELFDLHALAVEDAVHAHQRPKVERYGDTLFSVFKTVRYLGREELTAGGEVVETGELMAFTGQDFVVTIRHGGRSTLGPVREQLEAAPDQLLLGPAAVLHAMADHVVDDYVAVTDAVQNDIDAVETAVFSENGGRGDAGRIYQLKRELLELRRAMAPLGRPLQQLATQPIPVVPPEIRAYFRDVADHVTRATEQIGAYDTLLDSILQAHLAQVTVAQNEDMRKITAWAAIVAVPTMVCGVYGMNFEHMPELHWRYGYPLVLGVMALACFAIHRGFRRNGWL
- a CDS encoding DUF805 domain-containing protein, producing MNYYLDVLKKYADFSGRARRQEYWMFFLFQLAALIIVSILDAVLGTSPWLYMLYALGTLLPNLGVTVRRLHDTGKSGWWVLISFVPLVGFIWLIVLLATAGQQQPNEYGQDPKVLAA
- a CDS encoding NADP-dependent isocitrate dehydrogenase; this translates as MTDSTIIYTHTDEAPALATYSFLPVIQAYASTAGVNVETRDISLAGRIIAVFPEYLEESQRIADALAELGELAKTPEANIIKLPNISASIPQLKAAIAELQGQGYALPDYPDDPKTDQERDVRARYDKVKGSAVNPVLREGNSDRRAPGSVKNYAKTHPHRMGAWTTESKTNVATMGANDFRSTEKSVVVAEAGTLRIEHVAADGATTVLRESVPVLAGEVVDASVMHVDALRTFLNDQIGRAKAEGVLFSVHLKATMMKVSDPIIFGHVVRAFLPKTFARYGETLAAAGLSPNDGLGAILNGLGSLPDGDAIKASVDAEIAEGPALAMVDSDKGITNLHVPSDVIVDASMPAMIRTSGHMWGPDGNEADTLAVLPDSSYAGVYQVVVDDCRANGAFDPATMGSVPNVGLMAQKAEEYGSHDKTFEIAAAGTVRVVDAAGNAIIEQEVAAGDIFRACQTKDLPIQDWVKLAVTRARATGAPAVFWLDETRAHDAQLIAKVRTYLADHDTEGLAIEILSPVEATKFSLERIRRGEDTISVTGNVLRDYLTDLFPILELGTSAKMLSVVPLMNGGGLFETGAGGSAPKHVQQLVKENYLRWDSLGEFFALAASFEHLATTTGNARAQVLADTLDRATGTFLNEDKSPSRKLGGIDNRGSHFYLALYWAQELSRQIDDPKLAAAFEPLAKTLAEREEAIVGELIAVQGSPADIGGYYQPDATKAAAIMRPSATLNEALGLLG
- a CDS encoding molybdopterin-binding protein: MESYTIGQAARLLGVSVDTARRWADAERFPTRREGTRRMVDGPDLAAFCVEAAQEGGEGEEAPYTSARNAFPGIVTGVKLGTVDAQVEIQAGPHRIVSLLTREAVEELGLEVGARATARVKSTSVFIDRV